A single Anopheles funestus chromosome 2RL, idAnoFuneDA-416_04, whole genome shotgun sequence DNA region contains:
- the LOC125760480 gene encoding uncharacterized protein LOC125760480 isoform X2: MNLFTIFFALVLAVATVAGQRFGFPHTAQFGLASLTGDFGGPTAFGGQDLSGTLNAGIRDPRQNRGPVVFPPAPADAPVESSGVIVGASGYGFVPPNTPQNVNALYRNLRYF; encoded by the exons ATGAATCTA TTCACCATCTTCTTCGCGCTCGTCCTGGCCGTGGCCACCGTCGCCGGACAACGATTCGGGTTCCCGCACACGGCCCAGTTCGGGCTTGCCTCGCTAACCGGTGACTTTGGTGGACCGACTGCATTCGGTGGACAGGATTTGTCAGGTACTTTGAACGCTGGTATCAGGGATCCAAGACAAAACCGAG GCCCAGTTGTATTCCCGCCCGCACCCGCCGATGCTCCAGTTGAGTCGAGCGGAGTGATTGTCGGTGCTTCCGGATACGGTTTCGTGCCACCGAATACGCCCCAGA aTGTGAATGCGTTGTACCGAAATTTACGATATTTCTAA
- the LOC125760460 gene encoding uncharacterized protein LOC125760460 gives MHRNMEIRHMAFQLDILAQILDTSEGWRDFLYMIPRNLDDLSKEEYALKYTGLNESILEKESQKSNTSPAKLLLDEWAISGQVRPTVGHLLTLLVRAKQIRAAEFLTKLLNEKPPARPIDGPGAPIDVTLPEDYQTESLLNGMSYPSSTILLHNVESMTIDNNRDYYDKMCPMKRFEIKEKTSSIADGELPVFSSSNNDTRSGSDSSDARNPVMMDRYPEQIPGPSSPKKSPSKPREDIMQEGPASSNGLPMFSVLGITTDTNQLRQVESSKLQNNRNYERVNNEVDDQIAPNLSILGLGESVKENNVAPKGQQEDIPALSFLLASGNESNSANNTPDSIPMLSMLGSDSSATDTLESESSSSAVIPPTGDSVSDLMKFSSFPMVAEYSYELLRNVTDNFNTAQFTNGNLLVPNGRAIGAGGFGTVFLALHLAPNIPVAAVKRLDPEKYKFREKFQLELDILSKHSHANVVSLLGSSSDGPHLCLIYEYLNDGNLETALSLVRTGQRQMVGVARLKYLQDVANGITFLHDKAKIIHRDVKSANILLDGSVAKLCDFGLIKLTSSRTTTSIIGTNAYMAPEAVRGDVSPALDIFAFGIVIAETVTGEPVLAEKESRSEIDLAGYICRQRAEGRDLGLLVDRRAVVGNNPNHWYAAGRTLLEIAIKCMGEKWSRPTSGSLAVAIGGVRLVPS, from the exons ATGCACCGAAACATGGAGATTCGTCACATGGCGTTCCAGCTGGACATATTGGCCCAGATCCTGGACACCAGCGAAGGTTGGCGTGATTTTCTGTACATGATTCCAAGGAACCTGGACGACCTTTCCAAGGAGGAGTACGCACTCAAGTATACCGGATTGAATGAGAG CATTCTGGAAAAAGAAAGTCAGAAAAGCAACACATCTCCAGCGAAGCTGCTTCTCGACGAATGGGCTATATCCGGACAAGTGCGACCGACGGTCGGTCATTTGCTTACGTTGCTGGTGCGCGCCAAACAGATCCGTGCTGCAGAATTTTTAACGAAACTGCTGAACGAGAAGCCTCCCGCTAGACCGATCGATGGTCCAGGTGCTCCGATAGACGTGACATTGCCAGAAGATTATCAAACCGAATCATTGCTAAACGGTATGAGCTACCCCAGTTCGACCATCCTGCTACACAATGTAGAATCGATGACGATCGACAACAATAGGGACTATTACGATAAAATGTGCCCAATGAAGCGGTTTGAAATCAAGGAAAAGACTTCGTCCATCGCGGATGGAGAGCTGCCGGTGTTTTCGTCCAGCAACAACGATACTCGATCCGGTTCAGATTCATCCGACGCTCGCAATCCGGTAATGATGGATCGTTACCCTGAGCAAATTCCCGGACCCTCGAGTCCAAAAAAATCACCATCCAAACCACGTGAGGACATCATGCAGGAGGGTCCAGCGTCATCGAATGGATTACCGATGTTTTCGGTATTGGGCATCACAACTGATACGAATCAGCTACGGCAGGTTGAATCGTCTAAACTTCAAAACAACCGCAACTATGAGCGTGTGAATAACGAAGTCGACGATCAAATTGCTCCAAATCTTTCAATATTAGGATTGGGAGAGAGTGTGAAGGAAAACAATGTTGCTCCTAAGGGTCAACAGGAAGACATTCCGGCTTTATCGTTCTTGCTGGCATCGGGAAACGAATCCAACAGCGCAAACAATACACCTGACAGTATTCCAATGTTGTCAATGCTGGGTTCGGATTCCAGCGCGACCGACACGCTGGAAAGTGAAAGCAGTTCGTCAGCAGTAATTCCACCAACTGGTGATTCCGTTAGTGATTTGATGAAGTTTTCATCTTTTCCAATGGTTGCCGAATATTCTTACGAGTTGCTACGTAACGTTACCGACAATTTTAACACTGCACAATTCACAAACGGTAACCTGCTAGTGCCCAACGGTCGTGCGATTGGTGCCGGAGGTTTTGGGACAGTATTTTTGGCGCTCCATCTCGCACCAAACATTCCCGTGGCGGCAGTGAAACGTCTCGATCCCGAGAAGTACAAGTTTCGGGAAAAATTTCAACTAGAACTGGACATACTCTCGAAGCATTCGCATGCGAATGTGGTCAGCCTGTTGGGTTCCAGTTCTGATGGGCCACATCTATGCTTAATCTACGAGTACCTGAATGATGGTAATTTAGAGACGGCTCTATCATTAGTACGAACCGGGCAACGTCAGATGGTGGGTGTAGCGCGACTTAAGTACCTGCAAGACGTCGCAAACGGAATTACATTCCTGCACGATAAAGCAAAAATCATTCACCGTGATGTGAAATCGGCCAACATTCTGCTGGACGGTTCTGTTGCAAAGCTGTGCGATTTCGGGCTGATCAAACTGACCAGCTCGCGCACGACGACCAGCATCATTGGCACGAATGCGTACATGGCACCGGAAGCGGTCCGGGGTGATGTATCACCGGCGCTGGACATTTTTGCATTCGGTATCGTGATTGCTGAAACCGTCACCGGCGAACCGGTGCTGGCGGAGAAGGAATCTCGCAGTGAAATTGATCTGGCCGGTTATATATGCCGCCAGCGTGCTGAAGGCCGCGATCTGGGCTTGCTCGTTGATAGGCGTGCCGTGGTTGGAAACAATCCGAACCATTGGTATGCAGCCGGAAGAACGCTGCTGGAGATCGCGATTAAGTGTATGGGTGAAAAGTGGAGCCGTCCGACCAGTGGTTCGCTAGCGGTTGCAATAGGTGGCGTACGATTAGTGCCTTCGTAA
- the LOC125760480 gene encoding wiskott-Aldrich syndrome protein family member 2 isoform X1: MNLFTIFFALVLAVATVAGQRFGFPHTAQFGLASLTGDFGGPTAFGGQDLSGTLNAGIRDPRQNRGPVVFPPAPADAPVESSGVIVGASGYGFVPPNTPQKFRKKAPPFRYPLAPWKLPVPSSGTTGTPQRPKKPGIVKLTPTVPIVGYKKPTPPKWYRFYKGQGTPAARKPPPLPPPGPQGIGFGGANVFVSRPKAVSPVGTSVSYATRH, from the exons ATGAATCTA TTCACCATCTTCTTCGCGCTCGTCCTGGCCGTGGCCACCGTCGCCGGACAACGATTCGGGTTCCCGCACACGGCCCAGTTCGGGCTTGCCTCGCTAACCGGTGACTTTGGTGGACCGACTGCATTCGGTGGACAGGATTTGTCAGGTACTTTGAACGCTGGTATCAGGGATCCAAGACAAAACCGAG GCCCAGTTGTATTCCCGCCCGCACCCGCCGATGCTCCAGTTGAGTCGAGCGGAGTGATTGTCGGTGCTTCCGGATACGGTTTCGTGCCACCGAATACGCCCCAGA AATTCAGGAAAAAGGCCCCACCGTTCCGATATCCGCTAGCGCCCTGGAAGCTACCAGTGCCCTCATCTGGTACGACCGGAACACCGCAGCGACCGAAGAAGCCCGGTATCGTCAAGCTCACGCCGACTGTTCCGATCGTTGGCTACAAAAAGCCGACGCCACCGAAATGGTACCGATTCTATAAGGGACAGGGTACGCCGGCCGCCCGGAAACCACCGCCCCTGCCTCCGCCTGGCCCGCAAGGTATAGGATTCGGTGGAGCGAATGTGTTCGTAAGCCGTCCCAAAGCTGTCTCCCCTGTGGGTACAAGTGTTAGCTACGCGACCAGACATTAA
- the LOC125760480 gene encoding uncharacterized protein LOC125760480 isoform X3, with protein sequence MNLFTIFFALVLAVATVAGQRFGFPHTAQFGLASLTGDFGGPTAFGGQDLSGTLNAGIRDPRQNRGPVVFPPAPADAPVESSGVIVGASGYGFVPPNTPQNYY encoded by the exons ATGAATCTA TTCACCATCTTCTTCGCGCTCGTCCTGGCCGTGGCCACCGTCGCCGGACAACGATTCGGGTTCCCGCACACGGCCCAGTTCGGGCTTGCCTCGCTAACCGGTGACTTTGGTGGACCGACTGCATTCGGTGGACAGGATTTGTCAGGTACTTTGAACGCTGGTATCAGGGATCCAAGACAAAACCGAG GCCCAGTTGTATTCCCGCCCGCACCCGCCGATGCTCCAGTTGAGTCGAGCGGAGTGATTGTCGGTGCTTCCGGATACGGTTTCGTGCCACCGAATACGCCCCAGA ATTACTACTAA
- the LOC125760476 gene encoding RWD domain-containing protein 1 encodes MERNHHEDQCNEIEALDSIYCGELEVLETEPHKFRLPIATTEYDPEVETEGLSCKLLFTYTEKYPDTAPLVEIEEPSNFHDGYEEELLEHIHKTIEENIGIEMIFSLVSSAQEWLNVKYDELKNAAETAKEEAKRRVEEEEMKKFEGTRVTVESFMVWKLQFEQDMGITERKEKVAAESRKLTGRELFLNDNTLNESDLKFLMDAGESIESVRIDESLFQNIDDLDLDSDTDDEDYVPE; translated from the coding sequence ATGGAGCGCAATCACCATGAGGACCAATGTAATGAAATCGAAGCGCTCGATTCGATCTACTGCGGCGAGCTGGAAGTGCTGGAAACGGAACCGCACAAGTTCCGATTACCAATCGCCACCACCGAGTACGACCCGGAGGTGGAAACCGAAGGCCTATCATGCAAGCTCCTGTTCACATACACAGAAAAATATCCCGACACGGCACCATTGGTGGAGATCGAAGAACCTTCAAACTTCCACGATGGCTACGAGGAGGAACTGTTGGAACACATTCACAAAACGATAGAAGAGAACATCGGTATCGAGATGATCTTTTCGCTGGTATCGTCCGCACAGGAATGGCTAAATGTGAAGTACGACGAGCTGAAAAATGCCGCAGAAACCGCCAAGGAAGAAGCCAAGCGAAGGGTCGAAGAGGAAGAGATGAAGAAGTTCGAAGGAACGCGCGTCACGGTGGAATCGTTTATGGTGTGGAAGCTGCAGTTCGAGCAGGACATGGGCATTACGGAGCGGAAGGAAAAGGTGGCGGCCGAATCGCGCAAGCTAACCGGACGGGAACTGTTCCTCAACGACAATACGCTCAACGAGTCCGACCTGAAGTTCCTCATGGATGCTGGGGAATCGATCGAAAGTGTGCGTATCGATGAGTCGCTGTTTCAAAACATCGATGATCTTGATCTGGATTCCGACACGGATGATGAGGATTATGTGCCAGAGTAG